Part of the Ignavibacterium album JCM 16511 genome, TGCAAACTTTTTAACAATTCCTGTTGGACCACGGGCAACTGCAATGGGAGGTGCATTTTCTGCAGTTGCTAATGATGCCACAACTTCATTCTGGAATCCTTCCGGGTTATCACGTATGAGCAGAAGTGAGTTCACGGTTACTACTGCCGAATGGATTGTCAATACCAGACTTAACTGGATTGGTCTTGCCTTTAAGTTTGATGATGACAACGCAGTTGGGATTAGCGTTAACCAACTTGATTATGGTGAAGAGGAAATAACTACACCTGACCAACCAAATGGAACCGGCCAGAAATGGTCTGCTAATGACCTCGCAGTAAGTTTATCCTATTCAAGAAATTTAACGGACAGATTTTCAATCGGTGGAACTGTAAAATACATTACCCAAAAAATCTGGAACGAAAGTGCTTCAGCATTCGCTCTCGATATTGGATTACTTTTCTACACCGAACTTGATGGATTAAGATTGGGTGCAAATATTTCAAATTTCGGAACAGAGATGAAACTGGATGGAAAAGATTTAAAGCGACCAATAGATATTGATCCTTCAAATGCAGGTAACAATCCGAATATTGCTGGTTCTCTTGATACTGATAGCTGGCCTCTTCCGTTAGTCTTTACAGTAGGTCTTGCTTATGACTTGAATTTCCTGGAACAATGGAATGTTACTCTAACATCTGATGCGGTTATTCCAAATAACCAATCAACACATGCAAATGTTGGAGTTGAAGTTGGTTGGAACAATATGTTATTTTTGCGTGGCGGTTTCAATGGTCTGTTTAAAGAAAAGAATGACAAACTCTTTTCATCACAGAGTTCCGATGGTCTTACCGCAGGAGTAGGTGTTCAATATGATTTTGGAGATTTCTTTGCAAAGTTTGATTACAGTTATTCTAATCTCGGAATCTTTAATGAAATATCACGATTCTCTTTAAGTGTTGGTCTTTAATAAAATTATTCACCTAACTAAATATGAGGTATAATATGAAAAAAATAGTGATTACTGCTTTGATGCTTTTCACTACTTTCAGCTTCGCTCAGACGATTCCCGTTACATTTAATGTTGATATGGGCGTAGCTGCATTCAAGGGTCAATTTAACCCTTCAACAGATCAGGTTGTGATCAGAGGAAATTTCCAGGCAGACGCTGGTGATCCCGGCGGAAACTGGCAAGGGAACTTTTTTACAATGAGTGATTCTGATGGAGATACCGTCTACACTCTTACTGTTAATTTTCCTAATACAACAAACGGAAACAATTATGAATTCAAATTCGTAATTGCTCCTGATGGCTGGGAAGGTGGTTCCAACAGAACCTTTACAGTTACTGCACCTGGTGTTGTATTACCAACATACTGGTTCAGTAATGATAGTGTTTATTCACAACAGGTGGTTAATACAATTAACTTTACTGCCGACATCAGTGGAATACTTGG contains:
- a CDS encoding PorV/PorQ family protein — protein: MNKKIISLILIIAASALIFSQSKVGTTAANFLTIPVGPRATAMGGAFSAVANDATTSFWNPSGLSRMSRSEFTVTTAEWIVNTRLNWIGLAFKFDDDNAVGISVNQLDYGEEEITTPDQPNGTGQKWSANDLAVSLSYSRNLTDRFSIGGTVKYITQKIWNESASAFALDIGLLFYTELDGLRLGANISNFGTEMKLDGKDLKRPIDIDPSNAGNNPNIAGSLDTDSWPLPLVFTVGLAYDLNFLEQWNVTLTSDAVIPNNQSTHANVGVEVGWNNMLFLRGGFNGLFKEKNDKLFSSQSSDGLTAGVGVQYDFGDFFAKFDYSYSNLGIFNEISRFSLSVGL